GTTTGACGGACAAGAAGAATTGGGGGTATGTACTGACATTTGCCATGATTTAAGAACCTTTGAATTTGCAGAATCCAATTTTCCTAGGCCTTTACATTATTCAGTTAAGGGCAGGTTGAAAGCATCCATTGAGTTCTGGCATTTCATCGGCGCTCCTAAGTTTATTTTGGATATTATTTCTGATGGATATAAAATTCCTTTTATCACCACTCCGCCTCCTGTCCATCTTAAAAACAACGGTTCTGCTTTGGAGCATTCAGATTTCGTTAACGGCGCTATTTTAGAGTTGCTGCAGGACAATCGTATTCAAGAATTAACAGTTCCGCCGGAGATTATCAACCCTCTAACTGTTTCGGTCCAAAGTTCTGGTAAAAAGAGGTTGATATTGGATTTAAGGCATATAAATCTCCATGTTTTCAAGCAAAAGTTCAAGTGTGAAGGCCTGCATACTATTAAAGATGTTTTCTCTCAagactattttgttttttcttttgatctcAAATCTGGATATCACCATGTGGATATTTTTCCGGATCAtcggaaatttttggcattttcgtgGCATTTTGGCACAAATTGTGTTAGATATTTTCAATTTACTGTGTTGCCATTCGGTCTTTCTAGCGCGCCTTTCATTTTTACGAAGTTAATTAAGCCATTGGAAGCATTTTGGAGGTTGCAAGGAATTCCTATAGCTATtttttttgatgatggtgtcgGCGCTGGTTCTTCTCGTGATATTGCGGAATCTAACGCGTCTTTCGTCCGCTCAAGTCTCGTTCAATCCGGTTTTCTAGTTAATCAGGAAAAGTCTGATTGGAATCCTAAGAAGATTTTTTCATGGATTGGCTTCATTATTAACACTAGCTCGGGCTTAATTTATGCAACTGATGCGAGAATCGAAAGCCTTTGTTGCGATCTTAACGAGCTTTGTGCTGGCTTTGAGGTGTCTGCTTCCATCCATGTTAAAAGGCTTGCGTCCGTTGTTGGCAAGAttatttctttatctgcttGTTGCGGTAATGTCACTCAAATTATGACTcgatatttacattttattgtCAATTCACGAGATTCGTGGCATTCGATTGTGTTTATTCAGGACCAAGCCAAgagagagcttttgttttggagAGACAATTTGAGATCTTTAAATGGTGTTTCATTTTGGTCTTCTCCATTCGTTCCTTCCAAGGTTGTCTTCTCCGATGCCTCTTCTACGGGATGTGCTGCCTACATTCAAAGttcttctttactttttcaTAGGAATTGGTCTGCAACTGAGTTGCTAAGGTCTTCTACTTGGAGGGAACTAGCTACGGTTAAATATTCACTTGAGGCTTTTGATAGCAATTTAGCCGGTCATAGAGTCCGTTGGAACACTGACAATCAGAACGTTGTGAGGATTGTTCGGGTCGGTAGTATGATAGAGGAATTGCAAGAATTGGCCCttgatattttcttgtttgCTTCCGGACATAACATTCGTTTGGATCTCACTTGGATTCCGCGCGATCAGACTTCGGAAGCGGATCGTTTCAGTAAAGTTGTTGATATTGACGATTATTCTGTTCACGATGATGTTTTTATTCATCTCGACCGTCTCTGGGGTCCACATCCTATAGATAGATTCGCGTCTAGTTACAACGCTAAATTGCCTAGATTCAATTCACGTTTTCTTCAATCGGGTACTGAAGCTATAGATGCATTCTCCCAAGATTGGTCTTGTGACAACAATTGGATCGTCCCACCAACAACTGTTGTTGGTAAAGTATTAAGCCATATGCGCGAGTGCAAAGCAGTTGGGACTTTGATTGTTCCGATGTGGAAATCTTCTTATTTTTGGTCCTTGCTGTGCAACGATGGCGTGCACCTTAATTCGTTCGTTAAACATTGGTTATGTCTTCCTAAAAGGCCAGATCTGTTTGTCGCGGGTAGAGCAAAGAATAAGTTGTTTGGAACGAAAGCGTTCAAGTCTCCTTGTCTTGCTCTTCGCATTGATTTTCTGCAGCCTGAGCGCCTTTTTCCTGTTGGGTTTTGTACCTCACCCCTAGGCTACTGCTCGGTTTGCCAACCGTAGGGGGTTTTCCAGGTTTGTATTTTCTGGACGGCGGTGCACGTTTGTTGATTAGGCCGGGATTGAGGATTCGTGTGGCCCCCGGCGGCTTTTACGATGTGTTATATGCACCCCCCGggggtgcgggcctgttgttttAGGTCGGAAttttgatgattcatgtgcttcccggtggcttaaatgatcTGATATAGCCACCCtccggtggtgcgggcctgttgtttaggccggaatttgatgattcatgtgcctcTCGGTGGCTTAAATGATTTGATATATGCGCCTtccggtggtgcgggcctgttgttaaGGCCGGAttttgatgattcatgtgcctcccggtggcttaaatgatcTGATATATGCACCCtacggtggtgcgggcctgttgtttaggccggaatGTGATGTTTCATGTGCCTCCTGGTGGCTTACATGATCTGACATATGCACCCtccggtggtgcgggcctgttgtttaggccggaatGTGATGATTCATGTGTCtcccggtggcttaaatgaCGTATTATATGTACCTTGCGGTTTACATAATGTGTTATAGGCACCCCGGGTGGTGTAGATCTGACGATGTATTTTACGGTCCGTTTACACTAATTtgtaacttttcttttcttttcttttgtttgtgttagATGTTTTTACCAGTGGTTTTTGGAAAGACTTGAGTGCTGTTGAAGATGATTCCCTGAGGGAGTTGGCGTCAAGACTACAGGCGACTGTTCTTGCCTCCCGTGCTCCAGGGACGACGGACGCCTATAGGAGATCCTTCGCCAGATGGAAAAAGTTTGCAATTTCTAAATCGGAGTTCCAGCATTTTCCAGCCAAGACAGAACATGTCGCCTTATACCTGCAGCACTTGATAGACACTACGCATTCTCAAAGTGCGGTAGACTCTGTTATTTACGCTATTCAGTGGGCGCATGCTATGGCAGGTATCCCGTCGCCTACTAACAGTCCAATTATACATGCAATAAGGGATGCCGCCAAAAGATTAGTTGGAACTCGCCCAGTTAACAAGAAAGAGCCCGTTTCGGCAGGCATGATTAGAAAGCTTGTCGATAATTCAAACTTTGACAATTTACTTGAGTTAAGGAACGTTTGCATTTTTATATTAGCCTATGCGGGCTTTTTTCGAATTCAAGAGATTCTCCATATTAAGTATGGGGATATTCATTTCAATTCCGGATATGTTGTTATTAATGTTGATACAAGTAAGACTGATCAATTGAGAAAGGGTAATGAGGTTGTTATTTCTGTAGGCTCGGGTGAGAAAACTTGTCCGGTTAAGATTTTGAGACGGTACTTAACTGAAGTTGAACGCTACCCTGTCCAATcagatcattttgtttttagagTCTGGGCACAAGCTTGTTGCGATTAATAAGCCAGTTAGTTATTCCACAATCAGggaatattttaaagttaatttcaagGACATTGTTCCAGATATTTCATTGTTTAGTACTCATTCGCTGAGATCTGGTGGTGCTTCAGCAGCGGCCAACGCTGGTGTACCAGATCGCCTTTTCCAAAGGCATGGGAGATGGAGGTCTGTTTCTGCGAAGAATGGATATGTTGACGATTCCTTAGGTTCTAGGCTTTCAGTTTCCAAAATGTTAGACATTTAGTTTTCTTcctaattttgttttgcttccctttctttttctctattaggacacattgctgttgtcgggtgactgactgaccattcctcaataaactatttcacattgaatgtttcgtgatagtgtagtcagaatatgtaatttctgacggttgagtgacttaggaacgaattagtcagaaattgctattctgatggcacgattgagaggttttagtattctcaggggagagttttgagtatttaatgttttagcgggaagtatttatcattctagctcagtcagtcgctctgtttactattgtcaaatctagttaaattttctttttttctatggAGTTATGGGTTTCTTTGTACCTCTTCCCCGAGGTTCTGTGCCGCTGCACTAgatggggaatacgtttccacatattttttggccacatctaaagagtggttttttagtggtttttcgtatctggcgtggtacacttaatttttcaagctttttcaaGTTAGACTTTCTAGCATATTGTATGTTGTAGTTGCTGTATATTAGGACACATTGCTGTTGTCGGGTGACTGACTGACCATTCctcaataaactatttcacattgaatgtttcgtgatagtgtagtcagaatacaattattccatgagcccgagttggatatgaagtgataagaTAACCAACGAGCGGGTAGCGTTAAAGTCACCCATAATAaggatgtttttctttttcttgcaaatACAGTCAAGTTGCCTTTCCATCATACCGAAGAAGTTTGTGTCTCTCGGAGGTCTATACATAATTGACAATGCCAGGTTTTGTGAGTGGAATTTTAGCTCAGCCCATATTGCCTCCAGTGTATTTAGATTTGCAGGGAAGCAATTTTGAATCAAAGCAATATCTAAACTTTCGGCATAGTATAGCACACAGTCTCCTCCTCCATCCTCTACTGGTCTGTCCTTTCGAAAGAATTTATACCCCGGAATCATGATATCTTCATCCCGAATTTTGCTCGTGAGCTTGCTTTCTGTAATACCCAGCACATCAAATTTCACCTTTTCTAATAACAACTGGACCTCCTGAAATTTCGTTGTTGTCATTCGACCATTCACATTGATATGGGCTACTTTCAAATGAGATTTATTACATGATATCCTCATATTTAGTTCTGAAAAGTGGCAATCTTGTTGGGTACTTTCGGTTCTGTTCGGCTGGGTTGCTTGCAGAACAGGTTGTTGCATTTCTGACAGGGATTCGTGGCATCTAGTACATGACCAAACAATATTTGTAGCGTTTAGCAGCTCCTTGTAAATACGTGGAGGTACATTTTCACATTTAATGTGATACTTCAACTTACATGTGCTGCACATCAATGCTCTATGATTTCTGGCTACTGTTCGGCAACACGATGAGCACTTGTTTGAGTCCGAAGAAGTAGGACCAGGATTGGGATTAATGTCGccacttaataataatattgatagttGAAACGTAGCCGATGAATTCGCATAATAGTTGATCCGTGTGCTTAGGTAGCACTTCACTCGAGGAAgcgatccaag
This portion of the Montipora capricornis isolate CH-2021 chromosome 11, ASM3666992v2, whole genome shotgun sequence genome encodes:
- the LOC138023915 gene encoding integrase/recombinase xerD homolog; amino-acid sequence: MRREEPKSFKRKGTEIQYKFNAKIQDSIDEAKSYLESNAVDKAKESLNEDVFTSGFWKDLSAVEDDSLRELASRLQATVLASRAPGTTDAYRRSFARWKKFAISKSEFQHFPAKTEHVALYLQHLIDTTHSQSAVDSVIYAIQWAHAMAGIPSPTNSPIIHAIRDAAKRLVGTRPVNKKEPVSAGMIRKLVDNSNFDNLLELRNVCIFILAYAGFFRIQEILHIKYGDIHFNSGYVVINVDTSKTDQLRKGNEVVISVGSGEKTCPVKILRRYLTEVERYPVQSDHFVFRVWAQACCD